Genomic DNA from Nonomuraea rubra:
AGCGCGTCCGGATCCCCGCCCTGGGCCGAGATCATGCGGCGCCACGCGTCCATGGCGGACCCGTCCTCCAGCGCCTTCTCCGGGTCCTTCCCGGCGGTGACCCCGGCGGCCTCCAGCATCTCCCGCGCCAGCCGCACGGTCAGCTCCACCACGTCGGCGGGCCCGCCGCCGGCCAGCACCTCGACCGACTCGGCGACCTCCAGCGCGTTGCCCACGGCCCGGCCCAGCGGCCGGTCCATGGCGGTCATCAGCGCGACGGTGCGCACCCCTGCGTCGGTGCCGAGCGCGACCATGGTCTCGGCCAGCTCGCGAGCCGCCGGGACGGTCTTCATGAACGCCCCCGACCCGACCTTCACGTCCAGGACCAGCGACCCCGTCCCCTCGGCGATCTTCTTCGACATGATCGAGGAGGCGATGAGCGGGATCGACTCGACGGTGCCGGTGACGTCCCGCAGCGCGTACAGCTTCTTGTCGGCCGGCGCCAGGCCCGACCCGGCCGCGCACACCACGGCCCCGGCCGAGCGCAGCACGTCCAGCATCTCGGCGTTGGAGAGCGAGGCCCGCCAGCCGGAGATGGACTCCAGCTTGTCGAGGGTGCCGCCCGTGTGCCCGAGCCCGCGCCCGGACAGTTGCGGCACGTACGCGCCGCACGCCGCCACGAGCGGGGCCAGCGGCAGGGTGATCTTGTCGCCGACGCCGCCCGTCGAGTGCTTGTCGGCCGTGGGCCGGTCGAGGGCGGACCACTCCATGCGCTCGCCCGAGCGGATCATGGCCTGGGTCCAGTCGGCGATCTCGCGCCGGTCCATGCCGTTCAGCAGGATCGCCATGGCCAGCGCCGACATCTGCTCGTCCGCCACGTCGCCGCGCGTGTACGCGTCGATCACCCAGTCGATCTGGGCCGTGGTCAGCTCGCCCCGGTCACGCTTGGCGCGGATGACCTCGATGGCGTCCATCACGCGCTCCTGCTGAGGTCCTGCGGGCCGAACGCGTACGGCAGGATCTCTGCCATGCGCTTGGGCCCGTCCTCGGTCTCGACCAGCAGGTCCTCGCCGCCGAACTCGTACAGGAGCTGGCGGCAGCGGCCGCACGGCATCAGCAGCTCGCCATGGCCGTCCACGCAGGTGAAGGCCACCAGCCGGCCGCCGCCCGAGCGCTGCAGCGCCGAGACCAGGCCGCACTCGGCGCACAGGCCCAGGCCGTAGGAGGCGTTCTCGACGTTGCAGCCGGTGACGATCCGCCCGTCGTCCACCAGCGCGGCCGCGCCGACGGGGAACTTGGAGTACGGCGCGTACGCGTGCCGCATGGCCTCGGTCGCCTCGTCACGCAGGCCGTTCCAGTCGATGTTCAATGTTGTTCCCCCCGGCGGTAGACGACGCCGTCGGCCTTGGGCATCCGCAGGCGCTGCGAAGCGGCCAAGAGCACGAGCAGCGTGAGCACGTGTGGTGTCATATGGACCAAGTTGTCCGGCAACTTGTCGACGGTCAGCCAGAGCCAGAGCAAGATGACCGTGCCCAGGGCGGCCGCGGCCATCACGGTGTACTGCTTGACACCCCTGGCCTCCAGCTCGGCTGACGTCAGGCGGCGGATCTGCATGCCCAGGTAGATCAGCAGCAGGAGCGCGCCGAACAGGAAGAACGAAGTGATCGCGCCGGTGCTGCGCACTTGCAGGCCGTCGGCGTAACCGAACAGGGAGGCGCCGACCGCGAGCCCGCCGGGCCGCCAGTTACCGAAGATCATGGCGGCCAGGCCGATGAAGCCGCGCCCGTTCGTCTGGCCCTCGACGTACTTGGTGGCGGAGATGACCAGAAGCGCGCCACCGAGTCCGGCGAACGCGCCGGAGATGACGACGGCGAGGTACTTGATCCGGTAGACGTTCACGCCCAGCGACTCGGCCGCCCACGGGTTCTCGCCCGCCGAGCGCAACCGCAGGCCGAACGCCGTGCGCCAGAGCACGAAGAAGGTCAGCGGCATCAGCAGAACGGCCAGGATCACCAGCACGTTGACGTTGTGCGTGAGCCCGCGCAGAATGCCCGCCACGTCCGACAGCAGGAACCAGTGGGTGCTCTCCAGCTTGCCGAGTAGGTCGGGGCCGTCGGAGAGCAGGGGGAAGCTGACCTCGGTGGGCTTGCCGATGGAGGGTGACGTGGTGATGCCCGCGCCGGCCTCGTTGGCCGGGGTGCCCTCCTTGTAGAGCACCTCCGACAGGAACCGGGTGATGCCGGGGCCGAGCAGGTTGATGGCCACGCCGCTGATGATGTGGTCCACGCCGAACGTCACGGTGGCGATGGCGTGCAGCAGGCCGCCCAGGGCGCCACCGAGCAGCCCGGCCACCAGTGCGGCCACCGGCCCCCACTGGTATCCGGCCCAGCCGGCGAACCAGGTGCCGAGCACCATCATGCCTTCGAGACCGATGTTGACCACGCCGGCCCGCTCGGCCCACAGGCCGCCGAGACCGGCCAGCGCGATCGGTATCGCGAGTGTCAGGGCCGCGGCGATCGTGCCGGAGGAGGTGATGATGTCCTGGCCGGTGACGACCCGGACCAGCGACATCAGCAGGATGAGCGCGGCAACGGCGAGGAGCGCCACGTGGTACTTGCCGACCCTGGTCATGCTGCCACCTCTGCCGGTGCGTTCGTGCCGAGCTGCTGGGCGGCCCTGCGCTCCTCGATCCGGAGCGCCAGGCGCTTGGTGATCTCATTGGCGATCACGACGAGCAGGACGATGGTGCCCTGGATGATCGTGACCACGGAGGCCGGCACGTTCGCTTCCTGCAGCGGTCCCTGCGCCCGGTCGAGAAAGGCGAACAGCAGCGCGGCGATCGCGATGCCGCCGGGCTTGTTCCGCCCGAGCAGGGCGACCGCGATGCCGAGGAAGCCCAGTCCGGCGGTGAAGTTGGAGTTGAAGGCGCCCCTGTCGCCGAGGATCTCCGGCAGACCGATCAGCCCGGCGATCGCACCGGACATCACCATCGCCGCGATGATCATCTTCTTGGGGCCGACGCCCGAGGCCAGCGCCGCCGGGCCGTTGAGCCCGCTGGCCTTGATGTCGAAGCCGAAGCGGGTCCGCTCCAGCACGAGCCAGACCACCACGCCCAGGACGATCGCCACCAGCAGGAACCCCCACAGGCCGCCCGCGCGGGTCGGTGCGAGCATCCCGAACCACTCGAAGACGAAGTTCAGGTCGGGGAACATCGCCGACTCGGGCAGCTCTGGCGTCGTGGTCGTGAGCTGCCCCTCGCGCTGACCGCTGAACGGCCCCTGGACCAGGTAGGCGGTCAGGTTGAGCGCGATGTAGTTCAGCATGATCGTGGAGATGACCTCGTTCACGCCCCTGGTCACCTTCATGACCGCGGGAATCAGCGCGTAGAGGCCGCCGACCAGCGCCGCGACGATGATGATCACCCCGATCTGGATCACCGGGGGCGCCACGAACGTCGAGCCCACGTAGGCCGCGCAGATGGCGGCCAGGCGGTACTGGCCCTCGACGCCGATGTTGAAAAGGTTCATCCGGAAACCGACGGCTACGGCCAGCCCGGCGATGTACAGGGGAATCGCCCGATCGATGAACGCCGCGACGCCGTTCGAGTGCGCCCGCTCTGTCGCGCCGAAGTTGAAGAAGGCGGCGAGCGCGTCGAGCGGGCCTCCGCCCGCCGCGATGATCGCCACGCTGCAGATCGCGATCGCCAGGATGACGGCGACGATGGCGCCGGCGACGGTGAGCAGCGCCCGGTTGAGCCCGGCGGGCATCACGTCTCCTCAGTACCGGCGATGGCGCC
This window encodes:
- a CDS encoding ABC transporter permease; translation: MPAGLNRALLTVAGAIVAVILAIAICSVAIIAAGGGPLDALAAFFNFGATERAHSNGVAAFIDRAIPLYIAGLAVAVGFRMNLFNIGVEGQYRLAAICAAYVGSTFVAPPVIQIGVIIIVAALVGGLYALIPAVMKVTRGVNEVISTIMLNYIALNLTAYLVQGPFSGQREGQLTTTTPELPESAMFPDLNFVFEWFGMLAPTRAGGLWGFLLVAIVLGVVVWLVLERTRFGFDIKASGLNGPAALASGVGPKKMIIAAMVMSGAIAGLIGLPEILGDRGAFNSNFTAGLGFLGIAVALLGRNKPGGIAIAALLFAFLDRAQGPLQEANVPASVVTIIQGTIVLLVVIANEITKRLALRIEERRAAQQLGTNAPAEVAA
- a CDS encoding ABC transporter permease, with amino-acid sequence MTRVGKYHVALLAVAALILLMSLVRVVTGQDIITSSGTIAAALTLAIPIALAGLGGLWAERAGVVNIGLEGMMVLGTWFAGWAGYQWGPVAALVAGLLGGALGGLLHAIATVTFGVDHIISGVAINLLGPGITRFLSEVLYKEGTPANEAGAGITTSPSIGKPTEVSFPLLSDGPDLLGKLESTHWFLLSDVAGILRGLTHNVNVLVILAVLLMPLTFFVLWRTAFGLRLRSAGENPWAAESLGVNVYRIKYLAVVISGAFAGLGGALLVISATKYVEGQTNGRGFIGLAAMIFGNWRPGGLAVGASLFGYADGLQVRSTGAITSFFLFGALLLLIYLGMQIRRLTSAELEARGVKQYTVMAAAALGTVILLWLWLTVDKLPDNLVHMTPHVLTLLVLLAASQRLRMPKADGVVYRRGEQH
- a CDS encoding cytidine deaminase, with translation MNIDWNGLRDEATEAMRHAYAPYSKFPVGAAALVDDGRIVTGCNVENASYGLGLCAECGLVSALQRSGGGRLVAFTCVDGHGELLMPCGRCRQLLYEFGGEDLLVETEDGPKRMAEILPYAFGPQDLSRSA
- a CDS encoding thymidine phosphorylase, whose product is MDAIEVIRAKRDRGELTTAQIDWVIDAYTRGDVADEQMSALAMAILLNGMDRREIADWTQAMIRSGERMEWSALDRPTADKHSTGGVGDKITLPLAPLVAACGAYVPQLSGRGLGHTGGTLDKLESISGWRASLSNAEMLDVLRSAGAVVCAAGSGLAPADKKLYALRDVTGTVESIPLIASSIMSKKIAEGTGSLVLDVKVGSGAFMKTVPAARELAETMVALGTDAGVRTVALMTAMDRPLGRAVGNALEVAESVEVLAGGGPADVVELTVRLAREMLEAAGVTAGKDPEKALEDGSAMDAWRRMISAQGGDPDALLPRAAETMTVEVPESGVLTRLDAYAVGLAAWRLGAGRARKEDPVSFGAGIELHAKPGDLVRAGQPLMTLHADETSRFERALEALDGGYAVGEAAGERLPLVIDRITAP